A part of Periophthalmus magnuspinnatus isolate fPerMag1 chromosome 14, fPerMag1.2.pri, whole genome shotgun sequence genomic DNA contains:
- the tmem218 gene encoding transmembrane protein 218, which yields MAGTVLAVGTGVVVIAVVWIAALVMGIMLLRASGAARLGVIPVFLLALTITLALVFFPRSPETPPPFKEIEIVDTLFIGRFVMLAVAGLVFLFGLFLLVPFHLLEPVYAKELRTQ from the exons ATGGCTGGTACCGTGTTGGCCGTGGGGACAGGGGTCGTGGTCATTGCAGTAGTCTGGATAGCAGCGCTGGTGATGGGGATAATGCTGCTCAGAGCGTCGGGGGCTGCCAG GTTGGGAGTTATCCCAGTATTCCTGCTGGCTCTGACAATCACTCTGGCGCTGGTGTTCTTCCCCCGCAGTCCGGAGACCCCTCCTCCTTTCAAAGAGATAGAG atCGTGGACACGTTGTTCATCGGGCGTTTCGTTATGCTGGCTGTGGCTGGACTCGTCTTTCTGTTCGGGCTCTTCCTGCTCGTCCCGTTTCACCTCCTGGAGCCTGTCTATGCCAAAGAGCTCAGAACACAGTAG